In a genomic window of Erigeron canadensis isolate Cc75 chromosome 5, C_canadensis_v1, whole genome shotgun sequence:
- the LOC122599441 gene encoding uncharacterized protein LOC122599441 isoform X2: MLNLFNLKRLPWGTDTNGKQKLVLSATEVESLRSELADLEEREAQLKAQLEHIDETLRAARLSGYLQMRTRWTALPGEPAPLDDTEVDDWLPRFVVLQGPCIFLYFKSTDISPQDSTLLSDVVEVGRMPCVIQEEGENRHYFYIVTRQGLRYECSSASKLQVDAWVTTLQEVCKLRSDSPTTPDRSPDT; encoded by the exons ATGTTGAACTTATTTAATCTGAAAAGGCTACCTTGGGGAACAGACACTAATGGGAAACAAAAG CTTGTATTATCTGCTACAGAAGTAGAATCACTTCGGTCTGAACTTGCTGATTTGGAGGAACGTGAAGCTCAATTGAAAGCTCA GTTGGAACATATTGATGAAACTCTACGTGCTGCACGTCTTTCGGGCTATTTACAGATGCGAACT AGATGGACAGCGTTACCTGGAGAACCAGCTCCGCTTGACGATACAGAAGTTGATGACTGGCTTCCACGCTTTGTTGTTCTCCAAGGACCATgcatatttttgtattttaagtcAACGG ATATAAGTCCGCAAGACTCCACCCTTTTGTCTGATGTTGTTGAAGTAGGGCGTATGCCATGTGTTATTCAAGAAGAGGGGGAAAATCGACATTACTTTTACATAGTAACTCGCCAAGGATTGAGATATGAATGCTCAAGTGCTTCAAAATTGCAG GTGGATGCTTGGGTGACGACGTTGCAAGAAGTCTGCAAACTGAGATCAGATTCACCCACTACCCCCGATCGTTCACCTGATACATGA
- the LOC122599442 gene encoding nucleoside diphosphate kinase 3-like codes for MSSHFYKSASRAARSLLSSASKHRHHVVSEGRTAMAAATVSYKGKLPALVSFCDSSTTSNKWITGALALPAAAYMLQDQEAYAAQMERTFIAIKPDGVQRGLISEIIHRFERKGFKLVAIKLVVPSKSFAGKHYHDLKDRPFYNGLCNFLSSGPVLAMVWEGEGVITYGRKLIGATDPQKSEPGTIRGDLAIVVGRNIIHGSDGPETAKNEISLWFKPEELTNYTSNQEKWAYGVN; via the exons ATGAGTTCTCATTTCTACAAATCTGCTTCACGAGCCGCTAGGTCTCTTCTCTCGTCTGCTTCCAAACATAGACATCATGTTGTCTCTG AAGGAAGAACAGCCATGGCGGCTGCAACAGTATCCTATAAAGGAAAGCTGCCAGCTCTAGTCTCTTTTTGCGATTCGTCAACAACCTCCAACAAATGGATTACTGGAGCCCTTGCCCTACCAGCTGCAG CATATATGCTTCAAGACCAAGAGGCATATGCAGCACAG ATGGAGCGAACCTTCATTGCTATCAAGCCTGATGGTGTACAAAGAGGACTG ataTCAGAGATTATACACAGGTTTGAACGTAAAGGCTTCAAACTCGTAGCTATTAAACTTGTGGTACCTTCAAAGTCCTTTGCCGGGAAGCATTATCATGATCTCAAGGATAGGCCATTTTACAATGGCTTGTGCAACTTCCTTAGCTCTGGCCCTGTTCTTGCAATG GTTTGGGAAGGAGAAGGTGTGATTACATATGGCCGTAAACTTATTGGAGCTACAGATCCACAGAAATCAGAGCCCGGAACCATCAGAGGTGATTTGGCCATTGTTGTTGGAAG GAATATCATCCATGGAAGTGATGGTCCAGAGACAGCCAAGAATGAAATCAGCCTGTGGTTCAAACCAGAGGAGCTGACTAATTACACCAGCAACCAAGAAAAATGGGCCTATGGAGTCAACTAA